A part of Saccharomonospora amisosensis genomic DNA contains:
- a CDS encoding CapA family protein encodes MNRRAVAAVLSATLLAGACGTAPAEQPVLPQGPASSGVSATATPVDTLTVVATGDVLIHPALTEQAAREAGENAGPDDFDYGPLLEGVRPLVSKADLALCHLEVPLAREGGPYSGYPQFSAPPELADALARVGYDGCSTASNHVLDQGEEGVVSTLDALDGAGLEHTGSARTEQESVTPLVVDVGGVRLGHVSYTFGFNGIATPPDKPWLSNELDADAIVAEARAAREAGAEVVIVSVHWGQEYVHEPTEEQRALARRLLDEEAIDVLVGHHAHVVQPIERIGDKWVAYGLGNSVARHAEPRGVSEEGIAVRLRFTRVHGDWVVDGIEYIPTLVELGPPIRLIDLTTAEPTPRRTEALRRTDQIVLSRGGAEHGLSRPGR; translated from the coding sequence ATGAATCGTCGTGCCGTGGCGGCGGTGCTCAGTGCCACACTCCTGGCCGGCGCGTGCGGTACCGCGCCCGCCGAACAACCGGTACTGCCGCAGGGCCCGGCGAGCTCGGGTGTATCCGCGACTGCCACCCCCGTCGATACCCTCACCGTCGTGGCCACGGGGGATGTGCTGATCCACCCCGCGCTCACCGAGCAGGCCGCGCGCGAAGCGGGCGAGAACGCGGGCCCCGACGACTTCGACTACGGCCCGCTGCTTGAGGGGGTGCGGCCGCTGGTGTCCAAGGCCGACCTCGCGCTGTGCCACCTGGAGGTCCCACTCGCGCGGGAGGGCGGACCCTACAGTGGCTACCCGCAATTCAGCGCGCCGCCCGAACTGGCCGACGCGCTGGCAAGGGTCGGCTACGACGGCTGTTCCACCGCCTCCAACCACGTGCTCGACCAGGGCGAGGAAGGCGTGGTCAGCACACTCGACGCACTCGACGGGGCGGGCCTGGAACACACCGGCTCCGCGCGCACCGAGCAGGAGTCGGTGACGCCGCTGGTGGTGGACGTCGGCGGGGTGCGGTTGGGACACGTTTCCTACACCTTCGGCTTCAACGGCATTGCAACACCGCCGGACAAGCCGTGGCTGTCGAACGAGCTGGACGCCGACGCGATCGTCGCCGAGGCTCGGGCCGCCCGCGAGGCGGGGGCCGAGGTGGTGATCGTCAGCGTGCACTGGGGGCAGGAGTACGTGCACGAGCCGACCGAGGAACAGCGCGCGCTCGCGCGACGGCTGCTCGACGAGGAAGCCATCGACGTGCTCGTTGGTCACCACGCCCACGTGGTCCAGCCCATCGAACGCATCGGCGACAAGTGGGTCGCGTACGGCCTCGGCAACTCGGTGGCGCGACACGCGGAGCCCCGCGGGGTCTCCGAGGAGGGAATCGCGGTGCGGTTGCGCTTCACCCGGGTGCACGGCGACTGGGTGGTCGACGGCATCGAGTACATACCGACGCTGGTGGAGCTCGGCCCCCCGATCCGGCTGATCGACCTTACGACTGCGGAGCCGACGCCGCGCCGCACCGAGGCGCTGCGACGCACCGACCAGATCGTGCTCAGCCGTGGTGGCGCCGAGCACGGACTGAGCCGCCCCGGCCGCTGA
- a CDS encoding MBL fold metallo-hydrolase: MARLLGTLTAGMGAVTAAGVAAAASGVRAAIGGTPDQAALLGSPQFRDGAFRNLVQPQWLPDGSGREVVRELLSGRGSRRPTGSVPLVEPDAYAPTDGLHLTWYGHASSLVELDGARVLLDPVWGERASPSRLVGPKRLHPVPHRLADLPALDAVVVSHDHYDHLDMSTVRTLARTQRAPFVVPLGVGAHLRAWGVPDSRIIELDWGDETTIDDLRIVATPAQHFSGRAFSRNNTLWASWVIATPAHRVFYSGDTGYCEAFNDIGERHGPFDVTLVQVGAYASSWPDIHMTPEEGVATHLDVRGQLLVPVHWATFNLAPHSWTDPVDRVWKEAKALDVSLAVPKPGQRIAVAAPPPVDGWWQTLT; the protein is encoded by the coding sequence ATGGCGAGGTTGCTGGGCACGTTGACGGCGGGAATGGGCGCGGTGACGGCGGCCGGTGTCGCGGCGGCGGCATCGGGCGTGCGCGCGGCGATCGGCGGAACACCCGATCAAGCCGCGCTGCTGGGTTCGCCGCAGTTTCGTGACGGCGCCTTCCGCAACCTGGTTCAGCCGCAGTGGCTGCCGGACGGCAGTGGTCGCGAAGTCGTTCGTGAGTTGCTGTCCGGGCGAGGGTCGCGCCGCCCGACGGGAAGTGTGCCGCTCGTGGAGCCGGACGCGTACGCACCCACCGACGGCCTCCACCTGACGTGGTACGGGCACGCGTCCTCACTGGTCGAGTTGGACGGGGCGCGAGTGCTGCTCGATCCCGTCTGGGGCGAGCGCGCGTCGCCGTCCCGGCTGGTCGGGCCGAAACGGCTGCATCCGGTGCCGCACCGGCTTGCGGACCTGCCCGCGCTCGACGCGGTCGTGGTGTCCCACGATCACTACGACCACCTAGACATGTCCACGGTGCGCACACTCGCGCGCACACAGCGGGCACCGTTCGTCGTCCCGCTCGGCGTGGGTGCGCACCTGCGGGCGTGGGGCGTGCCGGACTCCCGCATCATCGAACTCGACTGGGGTGACGAAACCACGATCGACGACCTTCGCATCGTCGCCACCCCGGCGCAGCACTTCTCCGGAAGGGCGTTCTCCCGTAACAACACGCTGTGGGCGTCGTGGGTGATCGCCACCCCGGCACACCGGGTGTTCTACAGCGGCGACACGGGATACTGCGAGGCTTTCAACGACATCGGCGAGCGGCACGGACCGTTCGATGTGACCCTCGTACAGGTGGGTGCCTACGCCAGCAGTTGGCCCGACATCCACATGACGCCAGAGGAAGGCGTGGCCACCCATCTCGACGTGCGTGGCCAGCTCCTCGTTCCGGTCCACTGGGCCACGTTCAACCTCGCACCCCACTCGTGGACCGATCCGGTGGACCGCGTGTGGAAGGAAGCGAAGGCGCTCGACGTCTCGCTCGCCGTGCCGAAGCCGGGGCAACGCATCGCGGTCGCGGCGCCCCCACCTGTCGATGGTTGGTGGCAGACCCTTACCTGA
- a CDS encoding AraC family transcriptional regulator, which translates to MDALSSLLDGPRARGAFLLRVVLDRPWSLLVRDRSPLTLIALARGSAWLVPDGADAVRLCTGDVALVRGDNPYTVADDPATAPTAVIEHGQRGTTPQGEPVCQEFSLGPRTWGTAVAASTTMLVGAYPVGGEISSRLLSALPEVAVVGRAELESPLVELLDAEIDREQPGQEVVLDRLLDLLLVTTVRAWSAHSAAVGSWYRAHTDPVVGEALRLLHDDPAYPWTVKELASRTGVSRAALARRFSELVGESPMAYLTEWRLALAADLLREPESTVESVARKVGYGSPFALSAAFKRVRGMSPRQYREASG; encoded by the coding sequence ATGGACGCGCTGAGCAGCCTGCTCGACGGGCCGCGAGCCAGGGGCGCATTCCTGCTGCGGGTCGTGCTCGACCGGCCGTGGTCACTTCTGGTGCGCGACCGCTCACCGTTGACGCTCATCGCGCTGGCGCGGGGCAGCGCCTGGCTCGTGCCCGACGGTGCCGACGCCGTGCGGTTGTGCACCGGCGACGTCGCGCTCGTGCGTGGCGACAACCCCTACACCGTCGCCGACGATCCGGCCACGGCACCGACCGCGGTCATCGAGCACGGTCAGCGCGGCACGACACCGCAAGGCGAGCCGGTGTGCCAGGAGTTCTCGCTGGGGCCGAGGACGTGGGGCACCGCAGTGGCGGCGAGCACCACCATGCTCGTCGGCGCGTACCCGGTAGGCGGCGAGATCAGCTCACGGCTGCTGTCGGCGCTGCCCGAGGTCGCCGTCGTCGGTCGAGCCGAGCTGGAATCGCCGCTGGTCGAGTTGCTGGACGCCGAGATCGACAGGGAGCAGCCCGGCCAGGAAGTCGTGCTGGACCGGCTGCTCGACCTGCTGCTGGTGACGACCGTGCGCGCGTGGTCGGCGCACTCGGCGGCCGTGGGTTCCTGGTACCGCGCGCACACCGATCCCGTGGTGGGTGAGGCGCTCAGACTGTTGCACGACGATCCCGCGTACCCGTGGACGGTGAAGGAGTTGGCATCGAGGACCGGGGTGTCCCGCGCCGCTCTCGCCAGGCGGTTCAGCGAACTCGTTGGCGAGTCACCGATGGCCTACCTGACCGAGTGGCGCCTGGCTCTGGCCGCCGACCTGCTTCGCGAGCCGGAATCCACGGTCGAGTCGGTGGCGAGGAAGGTGGGCTACGGCAGCCCGTTCGCGCTCAGCGCGGCGTTCAAGCGGGTGCGTGGCATGAGCCCACGGCAGTACCGCGAGGCGAGCGGCTGA
- a CDS encoding maleylpyruvate isomerase family mycothiol-dependent enzyme: MDITAWANAIEEAGNRLAEAAQTAGPLAEVPTCPGWRVRELLLHTGGVHRWATEFVRGRTVPLELAEAHDIADDVPTDSELPEWFRVGCATLVASVRSAPHDLRCWTFLRATSPLAHWARRQAHETTVHRVDAESAGDKVGPVEPALATDGIDELLGCFAVRSRRMRLEAPHTLHVSAADTGSDWTVLISDERPVVRRGMPDGTADTTLRGTAQELYLALWNRAPLRPLHVAGDATVVEAWPRLLHVRWN, encoded by the coding sequence GTGGACATCACCGCATGGGCGAATGCGATCGAAGAGGCCGGGAACCGGCTCGCCGAGGCGGCCCAGACGGCCGGTCCGCTGGCCGAGGTACCGACGTGTCCGGGCTGGCGGGTGCGTGAGCTGTTGCTGCACACCGGCGGAGTGCATCGGTGGGCGACCGAGTTCGTTCGGGGCAGGACGGTGCCGCTCGAACTCGCCGAGGCCCACGACATCGCCGACGACGTACCCACCGATTCCGAACTACCCGAGTGGTTCCGGGTCGGCTGCGCCACTCTGGTCGCCTCAGTGCGATCGGCTCCGCACGATCTGCGGTGCTGGACATTCCTGCGCGCCACCTCGCCACTGGCTCACTGGGCCCGCAGGCAGGCACACGAGACCACTGTGCACCGGGTCGACGCCGAGTCCGCGGGCGACAAGGTCGGCCCTGTCGAGCCCGCACTAGCCACCGACGGCATCGACGAGCTGCTCGGCTGCTTCGCCGTACGCTCGCGGCGGATGCGGCTGGAAGCACCGCACACGTTGCACGTGTCCGCCGCCGACACCGGCTCCGACTGGACGGTGTTGATCAGCGACGAGCGGCCGGTCGTTCGCCGAGGCATGCCGGACGGCACCGCGGACACCACGCTGCGGGGTACCGCGCAGGAGCTGTACCTCGCGCTGTGGAACCGCGCGCCGCTGAGGCCGCTGCACGTCGCCGGTGATGCCACCGTGGTCGAGGCCTGGCCGAGGCTGCTGCACGTGCGCTGGAACTAG
- a CDS encoding AMP-binding protein, whose amino-acid sequence MIYRSPLPDIEIPEVTLTEYVLGAAAGFGDKVALLDGVTGERITYAELATGVSACAGALAALGVRPGDVVALLSHNQPRYALALHGAIAAGAAVTPINPVFTPAEIAKQVTASRAKVIITSEQVAEKAAEVARQTGIAHVFVLGEPAAGSGLRGFDELRNSGEPRPWLDIDPATTVAALPFSSGTTGTAKGVRLSHRNLVANLAQTRVGWRITSDDVQAAVLPFFHIYGFTIILNSGLLGGATVVTLPRFELDGYLAALAEQRVTRAYFAPPMVLALADAPGVENYDLSPLRYALCGAAPLDVAVTERAEERLGCLIRQGYGMTEASPGTHQVFDSDFPTTPPGSVGRLSPNTEARLVRPGTNIDVEPGETGELLVRGPQVMLGYLDNPEATEETITDGWLHTGDLVRVDDDGVFWIVDRLKELIKYKGYQVAPAELESVLLSHPAVADAAVIGVPHAEGGEAPKAFVVPKAAATVEAEELLTWVAQRVAPYKKVRQLEFVDAIPKSPTGKILRRVLKQQQA is encoded by the coding sequence ATGATCTACCGCAGTCCGCTGCCGGACATCGAGATTCCCGAGGTCACGCTCACCGAGTACGTCCTCGGCGCGGCGGCCGGGTTCGGTGACAAGGTGGCATTGCTCGACGGTGTCACCGGCGAGCGCATCACCTACGCTGAACTGGCCACTGGTGTTTCGGCCTGCGCGGGTGCGCTGGCCGCGCTCGGGGTGCGGCCGGGCGACGTCGTGGCGTTGCTGAGCCACAACCAGCCGCGCTACGCCCTCGCGCTGCACGGCGCGATCGCCGCGGGTGCCGCTGTCACGCCGATCAACCCGGTGTTCACCCCCGCCGAGATCGCCAAGCAGGTGACCGCGTCGAGGGCCAAGGTAATCATCACCTCCGAGCAGGTCGCAGAGAAGGCGGCAGAGGTGGCGCGGCAGACCGGTATCGCGCACGTCTTCGTGCTCGGGGAACCAGCCGCGGGCTCCGGCCTTCGCGGCTTCGACGAGTTGCGCAACAGCGGCGAGCCCAGGCCGTGGCTGGATATCGATCCGGCCACGACCGTGGCCGCGCTGCCGTTCTCCAGCGGCACCACAGGAACCGCGAAGGGGGTGCGGCTGTCGCACCGCAACCTCGTGGCCAACCTGGCGCAGACCCGGGTCGGCTGGCGCATCACCAGCGACGACGTGCAGGCAGCCGTGCTGCCGTTCTTTCACATCTACGGCTTCACGATCATCCTGAACTCCGGCCTGCTCGGCGGGGCGACTGTGGTGACGCTGCCGCGCTTCGAGTTGGACGGCTACCTGGCGGCGCTGGCCGAGCAGAGGGTGACCCGCGCCTACTTCGCCCCGCCGATGGTGCTGGCGCTGGCCGACGCACCCGGCGTGGAGAACTACGACCTCTCGCCGTTGCGGTACGCGCTGTGCGGCGCCGCACCGCTAGACGTGGCGGTCACCGAGCGCGCCGAGGAGCGGCTCGGCTGCCTGATCCGCCAGGGCTACGGCATGACAGAGGCCAGCCCCGGCACCCATCAGGTGTTCGACAGCGACTTTCCCACCACCCCGCCGGGCAGCGTGGGCAGGCTGTCGCCAAACACCGAGGCGCGGCTGGTACGGCCCGGCACCAATATCGACGTCGAACCGGGCGAGACCGGCGAGTTGCTGGTGCGCGGCCCGCAGGTGATGCTCGGCTACCTCGACAATCCGGAGGCCACCGAGGAGACGATCACCGACGGCTGGCTGCACACGGGTGACCTGGTGCGCGTCGATGACGACGGCGTGTTCTGGATCGTCGACCGGCTCAAGGAACTGATCAAGTACAAGGGTTACCAGGTGGCGCCCGCGGAGCTGGAGTCGGTGTTGCTGAGCCATCCCGCCGTCGCCGACGCGGCGGTGATCGGCGTGCCGCACGCCGAGGGCGGTGAGGCGCCGAAGGCGTTCGTGGTGCCCAAGGCGGCCGCCACCGTCGAGGCCGAGGAGTTGCTCACCTGGGTGGCGCAACGGGTCGCCCCATACAAGAAGGTCAGGCAACTGGAGTTCGTCGACGCGATCCCGAAATCACCGACGGGCAAGATCCTGCGCAGGGTGCTCAAGCAGCAGCAGGCCTGA
- a CDS encoding MaoC family dehydratase codes for MTAATTRVAFDEVNTLVGKDLGHSDWIEVTQERINTFADATGDHQWIHVDEEKAKEGPFGGTISHGYLTLSLLIPLWTDLLDVGDVSTKVNYGLNKVRFPSPVRAGSRVRLTGRLARVEEVGGGGLQLTADLVVEIEGQDKPACVAQPVFRFYA; via the coding sequence GTGACGGCAGCGACGACCAGGGTGGCCTTCGACGAGGTCAACACACTGGTGGGCAAGGACCTCGGACACAGCGACTGGATCGAGGTGACCCAGGAGCGGATCAACACCTTCGCCGATGCCACCGGTGACCACCAGTGGATCCACGTCGACGAGGAGAAGGCCAAGGAAGGGCCGTTCGGCGGCACGATCTCCCACGGCTACCTCACCCTCTCCCTGCTCATTCCGTTGTGGACGGACCTGCTCGACGTCGGCGACGTGTCCACCAAGGTGAACTACGGGCTGAACAAGGTCCGCTTCCCCTCGCCGGTTCGTGCGGGCTCGCGGGTGCGGCTGACCGGCAGGTTGGCGCGGGTCGAGGAGGTGGGCGGTGGCGGTCTGCAGTTGACCGCCGACCTCGTCGTGGAGATCGAGGGGCAGGACAAGCCCGCCTGCGTGGCGCAGCCCGTCTTCCGGTTCTACGCCTGA
- a CDS encoding amidohydrolase family protein: MDHTQLDAIDVHVHVETDGSGHMSLPEEFLEASAKYFGADHRAPTLPEIADYYRQRRIGAVVFTVDIEGATGHPALSNEYVAQVAAEHSDVLLPFASIDPAKGKAGAARLRRLVTEHGVRGIKFHPSIQDFAPNDGTAYPLLEVAQELGVPALFHTGQTGIGAGMPGGGGIKLGLSNPMLLDEVAVTFPELTIILAHPSFPWQDEALAVATHKPNVYIDLSGWSPKYFPPQLVRYANSLLQDKVLFGSDYPLITPDRWRSDFDKLEMKPAVRQKILKDNAVRVLRLEGENRR, from the coding sequence ATGGACCACACGCAGCTCGACGCCATCGATGTCCACGTGCACGTCGAGACCGACGGCAGCGGGCACATGTCGCTACCGGAGGAGTTCCTCGAGGCCTCGGCCAAGTACTTCGGTGCCGACCATCGCGCGCCGACGCTTCCCGAGATCGCCGACTACTACCGGCAGCGACGGATCGGCGCGGTGGTGTTCACCGTCGACATCGAGGGCGCCACCGGCCATCCCGCGCTGTCCAACGAGTACGTCGCGCAGGTCGCGGCCGAGCACTCCGACGTGTTGCTGCCGTTCGCCAGCATCGACCCGGCCAAGGGTAAGGCGGGTGCGGCCAGGCTACGAAGGCTGGTCACCGAACACGGAGTCCGCGGGATCAAGTTCCACCCCAGCATCCAGGACTTCGCGCCCAACGACGGCACCGCGTATCCGCTGCTGGAGGTAGCGCAGGAGTTGGGTGTCCCCGCGCTGTTCCACACCGGACAGACCGGTATCGGCGCGGGTATGCCGGGCGGCGGCGGGATCAAGCTCGGGCTGTCCAACCCCATGCTGCTCGACGAGGTGGCGGTGACGTTCCCGGAACTGACGATCATCCTGGCGCATCCCTCGTTCCCGTGGCAGGACGAGGCGCTCGCCGTGGCTACTCACAAGCCGAACGTCTACATCGACCTGTCCGGCTGGTCGCCGAAGTACTTCCCGCCGCAGCTGGTGCGCTATGCCAACAGCCTGCTGCAGGACAAGGTGCTCTTCGGTTCCGACTACCCCCTCATCACCCCGGACCGGTGGCGCAGCGACTTCGACAAGCTCGAGATGAAGCCGGCGGTGCGGCAGAAGATCCTGAAGGACAACGCCGTTCGCGTGCTGCGGCTGGAGGGGGAGAACCGAAGGTGA
- a CDS encoding SDR family NAD(P)-dependent oxidoreductase translates to MDLTGKVAIVTGSGRGLGLAYAKELAASGAKVVVNDVDEATADSAVKEITAAGGIAVAEVGAVGGTEVAEALVARAVSEFGRLDVLVTNAGVLRDKVLWKMSDDDFDTVVDVHLRGTFTCARAAARQMREQGDGGRLVLVGSPAGQRGNFGQTNYSAAKAGIAAFARTWSMELARAGITVNAIIPVAATAMTETIPALKGYVEAMRAGEPMPTFARRALAFGSPEDAAGLVAFLASDAAVDVTGQCIGIGGDRLSLWSHPQQVAAAYADGGWSADAIAQAWSTTVGAEPQSVGEKLPEPPAN, encoded by the coding sequence ATGGACCTCACCGGGAAGGTCGCGATCGTCACCGGCAGCGGTCGTGGGCTCGGGCTGGCCTATGCCAAGGAACTCGCGGCCTCGGGTGCGAAGGTCGTCGTCAACGACGTCGACGAGGCCACCGCCGACTCCGCCGTCAAGGAGATCACCGCCGCGGGCGGCATCGCCGTCGCCGAGGTCGGGGCCGTGGGCGGCACCGAGGTCGCCGAGGCACTCGTCGCCCGCGCCGTTTCCGAGTTCGGCCGCCTCGACGTGCTCGTCACCAACGCCGGTGTGCTGCGGGACAAGGTGTTGTGGAAGATGTCGGACGACGACTTCGACACCGTCGTCGACGTCCACCTGAGGGGCACCTTCACCTGCGCCCGCGCGGCAGCACGGCAGATGAGGGAGCAGGGAGACGGCGGCAGGCTCGTGCTCGTCGGTTCCCCCGCGGGCCAGCGAGGCAACTTCGGTCAGACCAACTACTCCGCCGCCAAGGCAGGCATCGCCGCCTTCGCCCGCACCTGGTCGATGGAACTGGCTCGTGCGGGCATCACCGTCAACGCGATCATCCCGGTGGCGGCTACGGCGATGACCGAGACAATCCCGGCGCTCAAGGGCTACGTCGAGGCGATGCGGGCAGGGGAGCCGATGCCGACCTTCGCCCGCAGGGCACTGGCGTTCGGCAGCCCGGAGGACGCCGCCGGGTTGGTGGCCTTCCTCGCTTCCGACGCCGCCGTCGATGTTACCGGCCAGTGCATCGGCATCGGCGGCGACCGGCTCTCGCTGTGGTCGCACCCGCAGCAGGTCGCGGCCGCATACGCCGACGGTGGCTGGAGCGCCGACGCGATCGCGCAGGCGTGGTCCACCACGGTGGGGGCCGAGCCGCAGAGCGTCGGGGAGAAGCTGCCCGAACCTCCCGCGAACTGA
- a CDS encoding MarR family winged helix-turn-helix transcriptional regulator, with protein sequence MPEAVPSGRVGFLLARAGGRAIRNLNRALEPFGLRSRHYTVLSASAEQGGLSQRELGEVLGVDPSAVVALVDDLERAGLVRRDAHPDDRRTRVVVVTEAGMSTLDTTRELARGVDDDLLSALSDDERRTLERLLLRLAS encoded by the coding sequence ATGCCCGAAGCCGTCCCGTCCGGCAGAGTCGGGTTTCTGCTTGCCCGCGCGGGCGGTCGCGCCATCCGTAATCTCAACCGCGCGCTGGAGCCGTTCGGCCTGCGCAGCAGGCACTACACGGTGTTGTCGGCCTCGGCGGAGCAGGGCGGGCTCTCACAACGTGAGCTCGGTGAGGTGCTCGGGGTGGACCCGAGTGCGGTGGTCGCGCTCGTCGACGATCTGGAACGTGCCGGCCTGGTGCGTCGCGACGCGCACCCGGACGATCGGCGCACCCGTGTCGTCGTCGTGACCGAGGCAGGCATGTCCACCCTTGACACCACCCGCGAACTGGCCAGAGGTGTCGACGACGACCTGCTCTCCGCCCTCAGCGACGACGAGCGCAGGACGCTGGAGCGGTTGTTGCTGCGGTTGGCCTCCTGA
- a CDS encoding aminotransferase-like domain-containing protein, translating into MRGEVDRFQRGAALAALLGEWSTGPGPLYRKLADALARAAEEGALEVGERLPSERELARSLAVSRSTVVAAYDELRARDVLDRRRGSGTRVNGRNRGPRGDGRVRGGQGTAIFQRLIDGPGPTISLACAADEAAAEVGQAMREVVAEDLDELLSEPGYHPHGLPALRQAVAERYTHFGLPTTADEVLVTTGAHQALVLLSQVYLRPGATVVTESPSWSPCLDIFREAGVNLVAVPLDEEGIDPNGLAAALAEHEPALLYVMPTFHNPAGVLMSSARRRTVAELASRHGVAVVEDNAYAGQNLSRTAPLPAPLGAYAGGGSEMLTVESFKGIWGGLRIGWIRGPVGIIERCARRKALADLGSPVFEQAVAARLVPRMEEIGERQAVLRRQRCALLERLLADRLAGWTWRHPDGGSSLWVRLPGGSSADVFAQLALRHGVEVIPGSTMDPSGAHDDHLRIPFPRPQRELEELVDRLALAWTELRRHGPREETPLCPIV; encoded by the coding sequence ATGCGCGGGGAAGTGGATCGATTTCAGCGGGGCGCCGCGTTGGCGGCGTTGCTCGGCGAGTGGAGTACCGGGCCCGGCCCGCTGTACCGCAAGCTCGCCGACGCGCTCGCTCGCGCCGCCGAGGAAGGCGCCCTGGAAGTGGGGGAGCGGCTTCCTTCGGAGCGAGAGCTGGCGAGGTCGCTCGCGGTCAGCAGGTCGACGGTCGTGGCCGCCTACGACGAGTTGCGCGCCCGTGACGTACTCGACCGCAGGCGCGGCAGCGGCACACGGGTCAACGGGCGGAACAGGGGCCCGCGCGGTGACGGGAGGGTAAGGGGCGGCCAGGGCACGGCCATCTTCCAGCGGTTGATCGACGGCCCCGGTCCGACGATCTCACTGGCGTGCGCCGCGGACGAGGCTGCCGCAGAGGTCGGGCAGGCCATGCGGGAGGTGGTCGCCGAAGACCTGGACGAGTTGCTGTCCGAGCCCGGGTATCACCCTCACGGGTTGCCCGCCCTGCGCCAGGCGGTCGCCGAGCGCTACACCCACTTCGGGCTGCCGACCACCGCGGACGAGGTACTGGTGACCACTGGCGCGCACCAGGCGCTCGTGCTGCTGTCCCAGGTCTACCTGCGGCCAGGAGCCACCGTGGTGACGGAGTCGCCGAGCTGGTCGCCGTGCCTGGACATCTTCCGTGAGGCAGGCGTGAACCTGGTGGCGGTCCCGCTGGACGAGGAGGGGATCGACCCCAACGGGTTGGCTGCCGCGCTGGCCGAACACGAGCCGGCGCTGCTTTATGTGATGCCGACGTTCCACAACCCGGCAGGCGTGCTGATGTCGTCCGCGCGCAGGCGTACGGTCGCCGAACTCGCCTCCCGGCACGGCGTCGCCGTGGTGGAGGACAATGCCTACGCCGGACAGAACCTGTCGCGAACCGCGCCACTGCCCGCGCCGCTTGGCGCATACGCCGGCGGCGGGTCGGAGATGCTGACGGTGGAGTCGTTCAAGGGAATCTGGGGCGGTTTGCGCATCGGCTGGATTCGTGGTCCGGTCGGGATCATCGAGCGTTGCGCTCGCCGAAAGGCGCTGGCCGATCTCGGCAGTCCGGTATTCGAGCAGGCGGTGGCCGCCCGGCTGGTGCCGCGCATGGAGGAGATCGGTGAGCGGCAGGCGGTGCTGCGGCGGCAGCGGTGCGCGCTGCTGGAACGGCTGCTGGCCGACCGGCTGGCAGGGTGGACCTGGCGCCACCCCGACGGCGGTTCGTCGTTGTGGGTGCGGCTTCCCGGCGGCAGCAGCGCCGACGTGTTCGCGCAGTTGGCGCTACGGCACGGCGTCGAGGTGATCCCGGGCTCGACGATGGACCCCAGCGGCGCGCACGACGATCACCTGCGGATTCCGTTCCCACGCCCGCAGCGGGAACTGGAGGAGTTGGTGGACAGGCTGGCGCTGGCGTGGACCGAACTGCGCAGGCACGGGCCGCGCGAGGAGACCCCGCTTTGCCCCATTGTCTGA